A stretch of the Notamacropus eugenii isolate mMacEug1 chromosome 2, mMacEug1.pri_v2, whole genome shotgun sequence genome encodes the following:
- the SLC35B1 gene encoding solute carrier family 35 member B1 isoform X1 has protein sequence MRAASPVCDVRLELPLPAPPPPPSLGTLSEARAGPAPRLMAASGALVPDRLRLPLCFFGVFICYFYYGILQEKITRGKYGEGAKQEKFTFALTLVFIQCVFNAVFAKILIQFFDTARVDRTRSWLYAACSLSYLGAMVSSNSALQFVNYPTQVLGKSCKPIPVMLLGVTLLKKKYPVAKYLCVLLIVAGVALFMYKPKKGVGTDEHLVGYGELLLLLSLTLDGLTGVSQDHMRAHYQTGSNHMMLNINLWSTLLLGAGILFTGEFWDFLSFTERYPSVLYNILLFGLTSALGQSFIFMTVVYFGPLTCSIITTTRKFFTILASVILFANPISSMQWVGTVLVFLGLGLDAKFGKGSKKTSL, from the exons ATGAGGGCCGCGTCGCCGGTTTGCGATGTCCGGCTCGAGCTGCCGCTGcccgcgccgccgccgccgccttcTCTGGGGACTCTGAGTGAGGCTCGCGCCGGCCCGGCCCCGCGCCTCATGGCCGCCAGCGGCGCCCTGGTGCCCGATCGGCTGCGCCTGCCGCTCTGCTTTTTCGGCGTCTTCATCTGCTACTTCTATTACGGGATCCTGCAGGAGAAGAT CACAAGGGGAAAATATGGGGAGGGTGCCAAACAAGAGAAGTTCACATTTGCCTTAACCTTGGTCTTCATCCAGTGTGTGTTCAATGCAGTATTTGCCAAGATCT TGATCCAGTTTTTTGACACTGCCAGGGTGGATCGGACCAGGAGCTGGCTCTATGCAGCCTGCTCTCTGTCTTACCTAGGTGCCATGGTCTCCAGCAACTCTGCATTACAGTTTGTCAACTACCCAACTCAG GTCCTTGGCAAATCCTGTAAACCTATTCCAG TAATGCTCCTTGGAGTGACCCTTCTGAAGAAGAAATACCCAGTGGCTAAATACCTCTGTGTTCTCCTGATAGTGGCTGGAGTAGCACTCTTCATGTACAAGCCCAAAAAGGGGGTTGGAACTGATGAGCATTTGGTTGGCTATGGAGAGCTACTTCTG CTGCTGTCTCTGACACTGGATGGACTGACAGGTGTCTCCCAGGATCACATGCGAGCTCATTACCAAACAGGCTCTAACCACATGATGCTGAACATAAACCTCTGGTCCACATTGCTCTTGGGAGCTG GAATCCTGTTCACTGGGGAATTCTGGGACTTCCTTAGCTTTACTGAGCGGTATCCCAGTGTCCTTTACAACATCCTTCTGTTTGGCCTAACCAGTGCCCTCGGCCAG AGCTTTATTTTCATGACGGTTGTGTACTTTGGCCCTCTGACCTGCTCCATCATTACCACAACCCGAAAGTTCTTCACCATCTTGGCATCTGTGATCCTCTTTGCTAACCCTATTAGCTCCATGCAGTGGGTGGGCACTGTACTAGTGTTCCTGG GTCTTGGCCTGGATGCTAAGTTTGGCAAAGGTTCCAAGAAGACATCCCTCTAG
- the SLC35B1 gene encoding solute carrier family 35 member B1 isoform X2 translates to MFFCLLPVIQFFDTARVDRTRSWLYAACSLSYLGAMVSSNSALQFVNYPTQVLGKSCKPIPVMLLGVTLLKKKYPVAKYLCVLLIVAGVALFMYKPKKGVGTDEHLVGYGELLLLLSLTLDGLTGVSQDHMRAHYQTGSNHMMLNINLWSTLLLGAGILFTGEFWDFLSFTERYPSVLYNILLFGLTSALGQSFIFMTVVYFGPLTCSIITTTRKFFTILASVILFANPISSMQWVGTVLVFLGLGLDAKFGKGSKKTSL, encoded by the exons ATGTTTTTTTGTCTTCTCCCAGTGATCCAGTTTTTTGACACTGCCAGGGTGGATCGGACCAGGAGCTGGCTCTATGCAGCCTGCTCTCTGTCTTACCTAGGTGCCATGGTCTCCAGCAACTCTGCATTACAGTTTGTCAACTACCCAACTCAG GTCCTTGGCAAATCCTGTAAACCTATTCCAG TAATGCTCCTTGGAGTGACCCTTCTGAAGAAGAAATACCCAGTGGCTAAATACCTCTGTGTTCTCCTGATAGTGGCTGGAGTAGCACTCTTCATGTACAAGCCCAAAAAGGGGGTTGGAACTGATGAGCATTTGGTTGGCTATGGAGAGCTACTTCTG CTGCTGTCTCTGACACTGGATGGACTGACAGGTGTCTCCCAGGATCACATGCGAGCTCATTACCAAACAGGCTCTAACCACATGATGCTGAACATAAACCTCTGGTCCACATTGCTCTTGGGAGCTG GAATCCTGTTCACTGGGGAATTCTGGGACTTCCTTAGCTTTACTGAGCGGTATCCCAGTGTCCTTTACAACATCCTTCTGTTTGGCCTAACCAGTGCCCTCGGCCAG AGCTTTATTTTCATGACGGTTGTGTACTTTGGCCCTCTGACCTGCTCCATCATTACCACAACCCGAAAGTTCTTCACCATCTTGGCATCTGTGATCCTCTTTGCTAACCCTATTAGCTCCATGCAGTGGGTGGGCACTGTACTAGTGTTCCTGG GTCTTGGCCTGGATGCTAAGTTTGGCAAAGGTTCCAAGAAGACATCCCTCTAG